aGCCTGCTTCTGTGGTTTTAACTGCTAACGAATCCAATGTTACACAATCGATTTGACGGAGACCTGATTCATCGCCATAATGTAATAAGCGCATTGTATTCGAGAACTCGAGAACTGGATCGGTTACTCCTATTTTCTTATcattcatatttttgtttttcttgtaTCTTTGTGTAATTGTATGTTTCCATGCTTGCATTGTAACGTCAGTATAGACTGCTGACTTATCGAAAGtgtttagagagaaagagagatagagagaggcagaaggagagagagatatCTATATAAATCGGAGCATCGtttgtttatgtatatatatataaatacatatatacatatacacacatatatatatatatatatgtatatgcgtaatatttatatatgtatatatgtattttcagGACTTTCGATTAGAAGTAACCTGACATCGATATCCGCCGACTTTGCTTTGATTTATCGTAACGTTTAAACCTATTATTCTCTTCTCATTattgcattttattttattacgacGTATTTGTcttttgtttctcattttaaataataaacatgttCCTTGTTATGATTGtctttccgtttttttttcaaattaaatttattacacgaaGCCGACGATAACAACAACATCGACAATGTCCACGAAGATTATAAAAATCCAAATCGTTAAATGTTTCATCTTTCAAGAAAGCGTTGCTTGAATTCTGTTCATTTCTATCTATTATATTTGACCATATCTAAAGTTCTGTTTCCGAAATTTTCGTATCTTTACTGTTTTAGACTaggcaataaattattaccgTTGATTCTATAATTAAACGATTCAGCCAtagctttttctttttttttgtctgatTGTTCACGAATATCTTCTGCGCTAATCATAGATTTCCTTATCTTCGTCTTCTTTTCCTTCGCCTTCATCTGTCACCGGTTTTTccattgttgttgttgaaaTATCTTTCTCATATTTACAGGTAGAGAAAGACAATTATCCTGAGATGTATAATACTAATAGGTAACAGATGGcttacacaatatttacaCGAATACctaaatatacatgtaatactGTGTGTCGTAATATGTGATGGCGGGAACGGAGGGTTGAGAGAGGGAAGAACAATTTTCCACCTCCATGCACACGACACGACGGAACATGACACTTTGACTTCACATTCAATAGCATCGGCTGGTTATTAACCACGTACCTAATCATATTATTATCGCGTACAcgatgtatacgtatatagcaGGCACGTGttagtttgataaatttttacaggAGAACAAATttcagtatatatatatgtatatatatatatattcaggaatgatcatttaaaaattgatggaTAGCAGTCTTAATATCATTATGTTAGACAAAATTAAAGGTCGTGGGATTTGTTCCATTCTTTCTACCcctgaaaaagtttttatctTTCAGTCAAACATCTTGACCATCTTTAACCAATTCTACCGATAGGAAATTAGTAATATCCAGTAGTATGAAACTAATTTCTTCCCTAAATAAGcatggtgaaaaattattacacacatacacacacccTCAAAGCGAACGGTATCGAAAATGCGAAAATGGAATgacaatataaataatgaacaCATAACCGGgcgaaaaataagaaaacaagaGAACGATGAATgagtaaatgaataaataaataaattaaataaatcaataataaacaaataaaatagaataaagtataagaaatattgtatgtatattttttaagagttatataatttttctaacgATCTTCATAATTGTCCATCCTGTTTTCTTtgtaaacattatttttattattattattattattattattatcattattattattattattactaccaCTACTACAATTACtcctgttgttgttgttattattattattattatcattattattagtgCCActgctactactactactactactactactactactactacttcTACTACTACaactattactactactattataattattattactattatcattatcactatcattattatcgtttAAATGTCGAGCAATTattgtgtaattattatttttattattatcacttaTTATTGCGTtacgttatattttattatatattattaatcgtATACTTATGCATGAATCTCTTATTTGTTTTCGTATCACGTCCTGCCACTCAATTACCAAGAAATTATTCCCTGTATATTCTCCGGAAGTTCCGAATAGAAAATTgctgttgaaaaaatcgtgattaatttttgatttctgtGTAAGAAACGTACTTATTTCAACGACGCGCACGAATTATTAGAATATTAATGCGGCCCGTCGTTGCGGAGTGAAGAATGAAACGTAGAGCGACTGGATtgtttatacaataatattcggtagtaattgtttaaaattaatgTGCATAgggttttagttttttttctcgttttcagTGTAATAGCAGTAATTATTATCACCCACGTTGCGTTTTTCGGTTtaagagtttttttttgtctgttattTTGAGTGGTACTtttacttatatttttttcatcattattaaaCGAACGGTGACGATGATCAGCAATGGTAAGTTGGAATCATGTCCTCGTTGATCGGAGAGTCATAATTACTTATAAAAGACTAGATTAAAGTTTCAACGATTTATAATACTTTAATTAGACGAATGAACTGCCATTATATTTTAACCTTGTTCCAATaatctcttcttttttttttcacaaggtCTTACTACGGTCAATGGAAACAAACATACACAGATTTGCTAGCGACTAGTTATAGTATGTAGCAAATAATTCGTTAGgagaaatagaagaaaaagcCTTACAGTAATGATGAACTTTTTGAAGGTACAgtcatatatataatataaatttgtgTATACCGTAGTggtaattatgaataatagCGAGCTATTAGGATTGTGccatttttaataattcttaCATGTATAgcaatagtaaaaaatatgtcaGATATTGGGgcgttattataatattctaGTATCGagattcattattattcttacaaTACTTGGCCTTAAGACAACGGTAAAACGTCTCGTACTGGTGGGTATACTTTTCAATACATCGTTGCATAAAATTGTATGTTACATATTTCCTTTATTCACAGTCACAGCTGAAATGAGAATTACACGATTTTAGTGGAAAGGaagagtaataaaaatttggacaaaTTGGTGTACaaaggagaggaaaaatagTACAATGATACGTCAGATACAATTAATATATGATTCTGATATTTCTGATTAACTCTTTCTCCCGATgctttttttctataatttcttTATCTCTAAATTTAATCAACGATCATATCGTTTGTAAATACATTCACTATTATGAAATAGTTAAATTCTTTTTCGTAAAGATTGCCAACCGGTTGTAGTAATAATATCatctatattatacaagtTCAAAAACGGAACCTTGTATTTTTAGCACATGTATGAAGAATGTAATTACGTAATACGTAaacaatgtaaaaataaacttgatTCGAGTTTACTGCAGGACCAACAAATATATTACGTTTATTTATAACTAAGCACGTTGTGCTGTAGCCACAGTATAATACAAAACAACCGAACTGCAATATcgatttatcatttttctgtaaaaatacTTGGAAATAATTGCTACggatatttatacatattattagtACATaactatatataataatacgacATGAAGTGTAAGCATTTTGCCAGATGTTTCTCCCATCATTCAGGTTTCACCACGaatgcatacatacgtacataatataatatacgctCGGAAAATAATCTCTTCGTAAGTATAATTTACATACCGTGTACTCTCCGTCTTATGTATGTCTAATGTACATAGAAACCAATGTGCACGTGTAAAAAGAGCGTAAAAGATtgatgatgaaataaattttagcaCTACCTGTTTGCATTCTCATAAATAATACTACGATtattgcgtttttttttaaaactattaCTATCACAGGATCATTTCTTCGAAACGTAACGAAGCAAGGAGAACGAGAGACTTGTAGCTGACCGTTAAATCGTTAACAGGTATATACcatgtataattaaattaatccaagaataaattattgtttccAAAGTATACTGTATTTGTACAAAATAACTACAATTTCAACATTTCGTATTATGAAAGTAGGTAAATATCGATTCGATAATTGAACTTCGCGCGCTATTTAATCACAATTTCCGCCATTAAACGCTCCCCGGAATAAATCCGCAACTGCACAACCGATCCTGGAATATTCAACGTTTTTGTGCATATATTTCCGTGATTAAAAGTTGGGTGAAAATTATGcagatattatttttctccgttCTATTTAGGAAGACCAAAACGAGCTGGTTGAAAATCAAGTACGGTCTTGACTGACGTAGAATGCGTCCAAAATGACGGACCTTCTTTCCTGTTCAGGAAGTCTCCCAGTGGCATTGCCAAACGTGAGTTCAGTAACAAAAATCCAATATCATAATATTAGTTGACTAGAAATGGCGGTGAAATTAGGCCTAGTTGATCAGCGACGCCTTTCCTGCCTCGAAACATATTCCAAACGACAAAAACCTCGGTGCTTacgattaaaaattgaaagataacTGTCGGCGTGGCGAGTACACGTGTCAGCCTAGTCTCGAACTTCCACGATTCGCTAATTAACAATGAATAGGGCCCTGATTAATgtgtaaatacatattttttattcaaatcattttCGTACCTTATTTGATTATCTGCATAAAGTATGAGGTTTGGATCCAGAAAATgcaatttctattttcaatatGTGGAATACATATCTATCCGGGCACTGATGATAAGCAACATGTGAGAAACGAGTGTCGTTTTGGTCAGAATCCACAGCATTTCATTTCTCGAGCTGACTAAAACCTTTCGTATTTCAGGTTGAATCGTAGTTCAACCACAACGTTAAGATGTCGGGAGGATTGGACGCGTTAGCTCTGAAGGAGGATGACGTTACCAAGATGTTGGCCGCGTGCACTCACCTGGGCAGTGACAACGTCAATTTCCAGATGGAACAGTACGTCTACAAACGGCGTGCCGATGGTGAGTCGAACTCCTCGTAAACTCTGTCGCGATCCGTTCTAAGTAACCGAGTAAAAGCAAAGGTCCAAACGGTTGTCTCCAGGTGTGAACATCATCAACCTCCGTCGTACTTGGGAGAAGCTTTTGTTGGCTGCTCGTGCTATCGTGGCGATCGAGCACGCCAGCGAGGTTTTCGTTATCAGTTCTCGTCCCTACGGTCAGAGGGCTGTTCTTAAGTTTGCTGCCCACACCGGCGCTACGCCAATTGCCGGACGTTTCACGCCCGGAGCGTTTACTAACCAGATTCAGGTTGTAACAGTTTTTTCTCTTGTTGAAGTTAAAGTAAATAATGAATACTAAATGATGAGACAATTTATGTCTAGAAAGTATATATGTTGGTACATAAGGCTTAATCTTTTCTGAATGGTGATAAACGAACCAAAAATTAGATTCTAGTGTTAGAAAAATCCCTCAACAGCATAcgactgattttttttttgttgttttacaCGTTTTAAGGCTGCTTTCCGGGAACCTCGTCTGCTGATCGTTACCGACCCTGTTACCGACCATCAACCCATCACTGAAGCCAGTTACGTTAACATCCCTGTAATTGCATTCTGCAATACTGACTCGCCTCTGAGATTCGTTGACATTGCAATTCCGTGCAACACTAAGAGCTGGCACAGCATCGGGTTGATGTGGTGGCTCCTGGCACGTGAGGTACTACGTCTCCGAGGGTCCATTCCTCGCGAAACCAAATGGGAAGTCGTGGTCGATCTCTTCTTTTACAGAGATCCAGATGAGGTTTGTATTTTGTTGCAAGACACTGGAAGATCAGAGAAAATTCATCCGACTTCATCAGGAAGCACAATCTTTTTCTTAACTTATGCACaacgatttattttgtagGCTGAGAAGGACGAACAAGCAGCAAAGGAGATTGCAGCACCGGCAAAAATGGACTTCATCAGCAGCGCCGAAGCTCCGCCTGCCACTGAGGCTGGATGGGCTAATGAGGTTGCTGTTGTTCAAGCGACTGAAAACTGGGCAGACGACACTGGTGCTGCACCCGCAGTTGTTCCCGCAGCTGGTGCACCTGCTGCCTTTGCACCCAATGAGGACTGGGCTTCGCAGGTAAAACACTAACCACTTTAACTGAAACTCTCATTCGTTTCAAAATGCAAATATGTTTCGAGATCAGATTCACTCAATGCTACACCAAAGTTGACCACACACAAATCTTGGACAAGCTGTATGAAGTTCTTCTGAATCCTGTTTCGGATCAATTCTTCGCGATTTGCTCCgcgaatttgatgaaattcttCGATTGCGAACTCTTTTTCTCAGGTACAAGACGAGTGGTCGGCTACCCCGGCTGCCGCCACCGCATCTGCTGCAGCACCTGCTCCTACCCAGAGCTGGGGTGGAGCACCGACTGAAAAATGGTAATCGCGCTGCTTTCAGAGCTATCGCGTGTTACTAAATCACTTTgtaatacaatacaataataaaGTGAATAACTAAATCACAGTACGTTGATAtttatcttttatttatttttttttttaagttatGCACACTTGATACACAATATTCGTTGAagttttaaatgaaaaaattgttctctGTATGATCGTCATGGCCAGTTACACTACATTATTATTGACGAAATTCATGGTTTTTTAATCATGTGATTTCTTTGCACAGtatattttctacttttcctCGCCAATCTCAAGTCCGGGATCGTTTTTTTGATGACTGGCGATTTTGCCGTGAACTCTGAATCTGTAAATGCAGGTGAAATCAGGGTGACCCCAGTTCGATTGTATTTCAAGAAGAATTGTTTCGATCGAATACATCTTCACCTTTTTGTCCTGAAACGCAATTAACTTACATCATTAAACTGTACAAAAGTCACAAAACGTGGCCAAGTCATGGTCAGTCTTACCTTCAGAACAAAGGTCTGCGAAGGCTGGCCATTGATGTCATACGTGAAACTATCTAGTCTTTGAAGAGTGTGTTCTATTATCGCCTGAAACGTGTGAGTAGattgtgtaattataatagtTCGGCGGGCGTATGATGAAGCGATAACTAATTGAAAGATGCTTTTAATGTTcctattttatttctcactcACGTGAATCGAAAAGTCTCGCGGTGCCGAGTTTATCGAACCGGTTAACGAGGCTGAGACGGGTATGTGTTCGAGTGTAACTTTGTCGATGTGTGCCGCATGTGCCAGTTTCAAAAGTATCTTTCCGCTTGATCCTCGAAACGCCCAACATTCTCCTGCTTGAGTCCATGGCTAGAGGATTTGTACAGAAAAACTACAGTGTAGCTTgaagtataaaattgaatggGGTAAAACTGATCAATCCCATTATTTGCTGTATTGATCCAAGTAAAGTTAAAGTGGgctttttcctttttcgtaGCAAATCAATGCACAACAAACCCAACTAACACACCTGTATCACTTTACGAGGTGTAAAATATCCCGCCTCCCAAATTGGAATACcaaaaaaagttatttgcTGATGATACGGTTCATGATACGATTCTGTGTCAGGAGTGTCCAGAACTGCTCCACCGGCAGCCTCGGACGCAAAGTCTGGAAGGTCTTGGTCTGAACAAAAAACACCCAACAGCTCATCTACATAACTATGTATCATCGCATTGATGGTTCTTATTAAATTGAGAGTTCATGCgtaagtaaagaaattctTGAAACAAGTTTAAATCTTAAGTGAGCTCAAATCAGCtccttgtaatatttttaactgTTTTGTGTTCACTGAAGAGAGTTATTTTGTATGCACCTTTTCCACTGCTCAGCGCAATATTTGAGAGATCCttgtattgatttttctgtAGAGGAAAAAAGTGAGACAATTTTGagcatttttcattcatcaatAATACAGTCGATTATTAATTGCTAAATATGTAAAATTCATCACCATTTTTATCAAGCTCATTTCAATATTGAGCGCCTGGTTCTTGAGACTTGCTAGTTCTTGTACTAGCAACAAATTTGACTCTGTCGAAGTCATCCCAATGCCAATGAGTTCCTCATCGCTCGATTTTACCACCTTGCCATAGGGATGCTCTTCGGGATACATCGACACGTCAATTTTCACATGCACCAATGTGTACGCTATTAATACAcctatttcaaaatattaacattaagtttaatttttgtttgtgtgttcttttttttaatctcaaaTCTATGCTGactgtttcgaaaaatttttttctcgtcaccAAAATTGATGAATTACTTCCGATTCATTTGCAATACGTTTTCATGAAATCTCATCCAACTTGGGTAGTTATCAgtgaagaaaagagaagaaaatataattgtgaaaaaagttggatttcCTTTTCCTCTTATCATTCTTTTACTTTCTTCTGGACTGAGGTGAAATCAGCGTTAAATGATGAAGAcattttttgtacatattttatgtAGAATGTAAGATATCGTTCcaacgaaaatttcatcattcaaATAGATACAAGCTGTTGGTGCGATACCTGCTCCTAGAGCCATTATGGATATGATCTGGATCAGGGAGCTGAAGGtttttgtaagaaaattaaCTATGAGTCGAGTATTGAGAAGTAACCACAGGTCGAGAGTCATCAATTTCATCGTCGATCTGAAAAGAACTATAATATGTCCGTGAGTTACcgcatatttatataatataaagaacaaaatcatttataatactttgtaaatttgacatgctaaatttttcattgcgaCATTTAAATACCACTGTGTTTATCACTGTGTACTTATGTGAATTAACTATactatttacatttatttttgcgGCCGTCCATCGCATGTAAGGCTGATTTTCTTACGATTACGAATGCGTACGATATAATCCTATGATGTAACTCTGGTACAATCCTATCGTAATTTATCAAACCTACGGGTCcttattaatttgtttcaattcaacGTCACACAAGATGCTGACTTATATTTCTAAATCTGAACAAATATTCAAGTCTGTCCTGCATTTACAAATCGCAGCTAATATATTTCGGAGCTGCAATAATTATGTTATTTTTGATGTATTTCCGTTGTTCCGTTGCTGTGTTCATTCCGTTTTCCGACGCGCCAACGTGAATAATGTCGGTTTTAGCCGGTTTGAAAATCATCGGCCcatgtttgtaattttttttcgaaaaactatcCTGGTATCCTGTTCCGAATATATCTGAAATTGTTTCCGGATCAAACCATCGAACGATACTTTATCTATATTGCTCTATGGTTCATACACCGAAAAAAGACGAGGtttgccattttttatttttttttatcgtcttttcttcatttttattaattcgCGTTATGGAATAATTTGAATCAGAGTCAGACTCTTTTCAAAGCTTCGACTCGCGGTCACCGGTAGGGCGCTGCGATCACTTAACACGACGAATtctcgaaacttgaaaatggTGCTACCACGTGACAGGGGCAATACAACATGGCGGCGGTGATTTTGGTGAGTTCAGTCGAGTTTTGACTCCGTGGTGCCATtagcatcagcatcagcacCAGCAGGAGCATAAACAGCGACAGGTCAGGATCGGTACTAGTTCCGTTCTCTTATTTCCTTGGAGAGATGAAATGTCCCGTTTTTAcacgaaaaatttgatctgATTCGCGACTCATCCTCTGTTTGTCGACAAACTGACAAGTAAACAAGTGAAAAGCGGCAACGAATCACCGCAGTTTATAAACAGAGGCAACAATAACGACAACGATGGATAAAAGGTTAAGTATCGTTTGAATCATGCTAATTGGCATCGACGCTGTCGTTCTATTTATCCCTTGAATCCCTCTTTCGATCGTCCTCTCCTCGTATTCCTTTTTCCTAGGTCTGTATATGTCATAACCACTTGGCAGAGGGTCAATCTCTTTTTTGCATTAGGTTCTAGACTCTGACATGCATCTTTG
This region of Neodiprion virginianus isolate iyNeoVirg1 chromosome 7, iyNeoVirg1.1, whole genome shotgun sequence genomic DNA includes:
- the LOC124308874 gene encoding 40S ribosomal protein SA isoform X2, whose product is MSGGLDALALKEDDVTKMLAACTHLGSDNVNFQMEQYVYKRRADGVNIINLRRTWEKLLLAARAIVAIEHASEVFVISSRPYGQRAVLKFAAHTGATPIAGRFTPGAFTNQIQAAFREPRLLIVTDPVTDHQPITEASYVNIPVIAFCNTDSPLRFVDIAIPCNTKSWHSIGLMWWLLAREVLRLRGSIPRETKWEVVVDLFFYRDPDEAEKDEQAAKEIAAPAKMDFISSAEAPPATEAGWANEVAVVQATENWADDTGAAPAVVPAAGAPAAFAPNEDWASQIHSMLHQS
- the LOC124308874 gene encoding 40S ribosomal protein SA isoform X1; translation: MSGGLDALALKEDDVTKMLAACTHLGSDNVNFQMEQYVYKRRADGVNIINLRRTWEKLLLAARAIVAIEHASEVFVISSRPYGQRAVLKFAAHTGATPIAGRFTPGAFTNQIQAAFREPRLLIVTDPVTDHQPITEASYVNIPVIAFCNTDSPLRFVDIAIPCNTKSWHSIGLMWWLLAREVLRLRGSIPRETKWEVVVDLFFYRDPDEAEKDEQAAKEIAAPAKMDFISSAEAPPATEAGWANEVAVVQATENWADDTGAAPAVVPAAGAPAAFAPNEDWASQVQDEWSATPAAATASAAAPAPTQSWGGAPTEKW
- the LOC124309019 gene encoding SUN domain-containing protein 1-like; this encodes MIHSYVDELLGVFCSDQDLPDFASEAAGGAVLDTPDTESYHEPYHQQITFFGIPIWEAGYFTPRKVIQPWTQAGECWAFRGSSGKILLKLAHAAHIDKVTLEHIPVSASLTGSINSAPRDFSIHAIIEHTLQRLDSFTYDINGQPSQTFVLKDKKVKMYSIETILLEIQSNWGHPDFTCIYRFRVHGKIASHQKNDPGLEIGEEK